CTCCGGGACCATGGCCGACCCTCGCGTGCGGCAGATCAAGATCAAGACCGGCGTGGTGAAGCGATTGGTCAAAGAAAAAGTGATGtatgaaaaagaagcaaaacaacaagaagaaaagatTGAAAAAATGAGAGCTGAAGATGGTGAAAATTATGCCATTAAAAAGCAGGCGGAGATCCTGCAGGAGTCCCGCATGATGATCCCGGATTGCCAGCGCAGGCTGGAAGCCGCCTACGCCGACCTTCAGCAGATACTAGAAAGTGaaaaagacttggaagaagccgaGGAGTACAAGGAGGCCCGGCTAGTCCTGGACTCGGTGAAGCTGGAAGCCTGAAACCTGTCTACGACGCACAGGCTGCTTTTCGCGCTAAAGCCTGGGGTCCACTCTGCAGTTCGTTACTGACCACTGCTCTGTTCAGTGTGGTTGTTCTTATGCagttacatatatttttctttgcctAATTTAGTGCATCAATGAGTTTATCTAATAAGCTtgtttatttcagattttataaatattttaattaacctGTTATTCAATTGCATAGacatttttgacaaaaataaaatctgttagattctgtttgaaaaaaaaaaataataataataataataaaattaaaaaatgaaatgttcaacTTTAAATGGCTCCATTCTATCCACTGAAAGCTCATGAGAACTAAATGCTTAA
This window of the Lepus europaeus isolate LE1 chromosome 7, mLepTim1.pri, whole genome shotgun sequence genome carries:
- the LOC133764567 gene encoding tubulin-specific chaperone A, encoding MADPRVRQIKIKTGVVKRLVKEKVMYEKEAKQQEEKIEKMRAEDGENYAIKKQAEILQESRMMIPDCQRRLEAAYADLQQILESEKDLEEAEEYKEARLVLDSVKLEA